In the Campylobacter concisus genome, GTAAGCACCTATTTGAAATTCTTTATTAGAGAATGTTCCGTTTAGTAGTTGCTGACCGTTAAATGAAGTAGTGTTACCGATATTGTCAAGCTCTTCCATTAGACGAACGATATCAGCTTGCAATGCTTGGCGTGATTGAGTTGTTTGGCCGTCTTGAGCTGATTGAGTAGCTTTTGTCTTGATAGTATCAAGAATTTTTAGCTGCTCGTCCATAGCTTTATCGGCAACTTGAATGATACCAATAGCATCATTACCGTTTGCAATAGCTTGACCTAAAGCTGAAGCTTGACTTCTTAAGCTATCTGCAATAGATAGACCTGAAGCATCGTCTGCAGCTGTTTGAATCCTAAGACCTGAGCTAAGTTTGTTAAGTGACTTAGATAGGTCAGTGTTGTTGCTAACTGCGTTAGCGTGTGTGTTAAGTGCGTTTACGTTTGTGTTAATACGAAAACTCATTGTAAATCCTTTTAATTTTTTAGTTACGACTTCTTGTCGCACAAAAACTATATCGTGAAATTTTCTAAAAACTTTATAGGCATGAATGAAAAAATTTTTAAAATAATGAAGACGGATTTGATTTTTTATGCCTTGATACTTTAAAAATTATTTTTGCTACAATTACGCCAAAAAAATTAAAGGCTATATATAATGAAAAGCTTAATCATCGTGGAATCTCCCGCAAAAGCAAAGACTATCAAAAATTTCCTAGACAAAAGCTACAACGTCATCGCCTCAAAGGGCCACATCAGAGACCTGCCAAAAACGAGCTTTGGTATCAAGATAGAAGATGATAAATTTACCCCAGAATACCGCGTCAGCAGTGATCACTCTGCCATTGTAAAAGAGATAAAAGAGCTCGCCAAGGGTGCTGATGAAATTTATCTCGCGACCGATGAGGATAGAGAGGGTGAGGCGATCGCGTTTCACATCGCAAACGCCATCGGCAAAGAGCCAACCAGCCTGCCTCGCATCGTCTTTCATGAGATCACCAAAAGTGCCATACAAAACGCTCTAAAAAGCCCAAGACACGTCGATATGAATAGCGTCAATGCCCAGCAAACAAGGCGCTTGCTTGACCGCATAGTTGGCTACAAGCTAAGCCCGCTTTTAAATTTAAAGATACAAAAAGGCTTAAGCGCTGGACGTGTGCAAAGTGCGGCCCTAAAGATAATAGTCGATCGTGAGCGTGAGATACAAGCGTTTAAGCCGGTTGAGTACTACACTATCGACACCATTTTTAAAAAAGATCTAGACGCTGAGCTGGTTAAATTTGAAAACCAAAAGATCGAAAAGCTCACTATCCAAAATCCAGACCGCGCAAAATACATCATTGAAAATTTACAAAATGAGAAATTTAGTGTCCGTGAGATCGAGAGCAAGGATAGAAAGATCCAACCAAGTCCGCCATTTATGACTTCAACACTTCAGCAAAGTGCGAGCAACCGCCTTGGCTTTAGCCCCAAAAAAACGATGATGATCGCACAAAGCCTCTATGAGGGCGTGCAAACAAACGAGGGTTTCATGGGTGCGATCACTTACATGAGAACGGACAGCTTAAATTTAGCCAAAGAGGCTGTCGCGGCCGCTAGAGAGCATATATTGCAAAACTACGGCAAAGAGTATCTGCCAGCCAAAGTGATAAGCTACACGACAAGCTCAAAAGGCGCGCAAGAAGCCCACGAAGCGATCCGCCCTACAAATTTAAACTTCACACCGCAAATCGCGGCTAAATTTTTAGAAAAAGATGCACTCAAACTCTACACGCTCATCTACAATAGATTTTTAGCCTGCCAAATGAGCGCATGTGTGAGCCAAACGCAAAATGTCTATGTCGCAAGCGAAAAAGGCGAGTTTAAGATAAGCGGCAGAAAGGTACTATTTGACGGCTTTTACAAAGTTTATGGCGAGCTTGATAAGGATAAAATTTTGCCAAATTTAAAAAAGGGCGACGAGATGAGCTTGCAAAGCATAAAAAGCACGCAAAATTTCACCGAGCCACCAGCTAGGTACTCAGAAGCTGGCCTTGTTAAGAAGTTAGAGAGCCTAGGTATCGGCCGCCCAAGTACCTACGCACCGACTATCACACTACTAACTTCAAGAGACTACGTAAGGGTCGAGAAAAAGCAGCTCATACCAAACGAGATTGCATTTAGCATGATAGGCGTTTTGGAGGAGCACTTTAGCAACATCGTCGATAGCGAATTTACCTCACATCTTGAAGAAAAGCTCGATGAGATCGCACTTGATAAGGCTGACTGGCAAAAGGTGCTAAGCGACTTTTACTATCCATTTATGGAAAAAATAAGCGCTGGCAAAACTGGCATAAAAAGCCTAAAAACAGCTACTCCAATCGGCGAGAAGTGCCCAGAGTGTGGAAGCGAGCT is a window encoding:
- the topA gene encoding type I DNA topoisomerase; this translates as MMKSLIIVESPAKAKTIKNFLDKSYNVIASKGHIRDLPKTSFGIKIEDDKFTPEYRVSSDHSAIVKEIKELAKGADEIYLATDEDREGEAIAFHIANAIGKEPTSLPRIVFHEITKSAIQNALKSPRHVDMNSVNAQQTRRLLDRIVGYKLSPLLNLKIQKGLSAGRVQSAALKIIVDREREIQAFKPVEYYTIDTIFKKDLDAELVKFENQKIEKLTIQNPDRAKYIIENLQNEKFSVREIESKDRKIQPSPPFMTSTLQQSASNRLGFSPKKTMMIAQSLYEGVQTNEGFMGAITYMRTDSLNLAKEAVAAAREHILQNYGKEYLPAKVISYTTSSKGAQEAHEAIRPTNLNFTPQIAAKFLEKDALKLYTLIYNRFLACQMSACVSQTQNVYVASEKGEFKISGRKVLFDGFYKVYGELDKDKILPNLKKGDEMSLQSIKSTQNFTEPPARYSEAGLVKKLESLGIGRPSTYAPTITLLTSRDYVRVEKKQLIPNEIAFSMIGVLEEHFSNIVDSEFTSHLEEKLDEIALDKADWQKVLSDFYYPFMEKISAGKTGIKSLKTATPIGEKCPECGSELVLRKGRYGEFIACSNFPKCKYSRNIAKDNEKSTEASTTAAAKPKRELKKLDVPCPKCGGEIVERYSRRGKFYGCANYPKCDFISNYEPVEQKCDECGGDMIKKELKKGTFIECTKCKKKTLISEN